AGCGCGGGCAGACTCTGCCATAGGCCGCTGCGGCTATGAGCTGCGAGAGTGTCGCGGGCGGCATCGCTGATGGGCTTGCCTGCGGCCAGTCCATAGTCGAAGCAGGCACCCATAATCCCGGCAAAGCTGGCGATGACGATGCCGCGGGAGAAGGCAAACTCGCCCCGTCCTCCGGGAGAGGCGGCTTCGTTGGCTCTGGCTCCGGCCAGCTCGCGCTCCTTCATGTGTCCGGCGATGCCGCTGACCACAATAGCCGCGAGGCAGACGGCCACGCCGAGCAGAATGACCTGTCCTGCACGCTCGGCTGCGATGGCGGCGAGCTGGCCTGCGAAGAGCGGCGGCACCAGAGTCCCGAAGGCGGTGCTGAAGCCGAGAGCGATGGTGTAGCCAAGAGCGATGCCCAGGTAGCGCACGCCGAGCCCAAAGAGCAGGCCGCCGATGCCCCACATCGCTCCCCAGAACCAGGCGTAGAAGATCGTGGAGGAGTCGGCGCTATGGAGGATGCGGCCCAGCTCGGGGACGAGCAGCGCTGCTAGCAGCAGGGGAGCGACGATCCAGCTGAAGCAGCCCTGGACGAGCCAGTAGATCTCCCACGACCACTGGCGGATGCCGCGAAATGGCAGGTAGCAGCTGGCCGCGGAGAGGCCGCCGGTCCAGTGGAAGAGGACGCCAAGAAACGGGTTGGGATTCAAACAGGGCTCCTTCTCGAGCTGCACCAGCCTAACCTGCTCGCTGTGGCGTTGTGTTGTCTGCCAGGGGCAAATTGTGTGGGAGAGAGCATGTTCCGCTTAGCGGAATAAATTTACTCCCAGATGAGGCTCTATTGCGGTGTCGGAGAGCAACTCCTGAACCTGGGTCCCAACTCTGCACTGATTCATATACACTTTCTCCCGTTCCGGAAACCGGAATAATAATTCCTTATAGTTCGGAGTTCTTATGGTCGCCTCTCCCACAACTCGCAAGATGACAGATAGCGCCGAATCGTCGATGACTGCACCGGTAAGACGCGGTGATCGCAACGAATCGCAGACCGTGTTGCGTGCCTGCGAAGTGATGAAAGCCTTCCGGTCTCTGGGCGAAGAACTCACGTTGACGGATGTGATCGAGCGCACGCAACTGCCGAAGACGACGGTCTTTCGCCTGCTGCGTACGCTAATTCACGGCGGCCTGCTCGAGCGGGCCAGCTCCGGTGTCTATCGCAATCGCTTCGGCCCGGTCACGGCGCGGCCGTTCCGCATCGGCTTCGCGGCGCAAGGAGACTCGGAGTTCTCGCGCGCGGTGATGCAGAACGTTGAGACAGCGGCGGCGCGGGAGCACGTGCATCTCATCACGGTGAACAACCGTTACTCGGCGCGCGAGGCGTTGCGCAATGCGGACCTGCTTATCAAGGAGCAGGTGGACCTGGTGTTGGAGTTCCAGACCTATGAGCGCGTAGCTCCGGTGATCGCCTCGAAGTTTCTGGAGGCGAATACGCCGGTGATCGCCATCGAGATTCCGCATCCTGGAGCGACTTACTTCGGGGCCAACAACTACAAGGCCGGGTTGATCGGCGGCAAGGCGCTGGGTCGTTGGGCGCGTGAACACTGGGAGGGCAAGGTGGACCAGATCCTGCTGCTGGAGCTGCCCATCGCCGGTTCGCTGCTGGAGTTGCGCATCACCGGGCTGGTCGATGGCCTGCGTAACGAGCTGCCCTCCATCGTGAATGTGCCGGTCGCGCACCTGAACGGGCGTGGCGACTTCGAGCAGGTGCTGGAGGTGGTGCGGCAGTATCTGCGCCGGTCTCCCGCGCGGCGGACTCTGATCGGCACGGTGAACGATGTCTGCGCGCTGGCTGCACTGCGGGCGTTCGACGAGGCCGGGGCCAGCGATAAGTGCGCCGTTGTCGGCCAAAACGCGATCCGCGAAGCGCGCAACGAGCTGCGTCGTCCGGACACGCGTCTGGTGGGCACCGTGGCGTACTTCCCGGAGCGTTACGGCGACGAGATCATTCCGTTGGCGCTGGGAATTCTTCAGAAGAAGTCGGTTCCCTCGACGGTCTTCGTCAAGCACCAACTGGTGACCCCGCGCAACGTGGACCTGATCTATCCGCTGGATGAGCGGCACGACGTCAAGCTCGGCTTTCCCAGTCCCGCGGCGCGGTCGCATGGGGGATTTGCGCTCGCCCGGTGATTCCGCATGTTGGATTGCGCGGACGGCGCAGAACATGGCTGCCAAATGCCCGCGCGCTGGGTTACTCTTCCGCAGACATGGAGCTGGGCACGTCCATGTAGCAAGGATCAGGTCACGTTATGAAGATCTCTCGGAGACAGTTTGTAGCATCCGGAGTCCAGGCGGTTGCTGTAGCCTCGGCGCTGCCTGCGGTGAAGTCGTTTGCCAGTGTTAGCGACGAGCGCGAGCCGCTACGCCAGTTTGGCTATGCCGATGTGCAGCTCACCGGCGGTCCGTTTGCCGAGCAGTATGATGCGCTCCATGCGCACTACCTCGCGCTGTCGAACGACCGCTTGCTGAAGGTCTATCGCCAGCGGGCGGGGCTTCCGGCACCCGGCGCTGATATGGGCGGATGGTACGACCTGGACGGCTTTGTTCCGGGGCACGCTCTGGGGCAGTACATCTCGGGACTCGCCCGCATTGGTGCCAGCACAGGCGACCAGGCCTGCCACCAGAAGGTGCATGAATTGGTCGAAGGATTCGCCGCCACGCTGGGGCCGGACAACCAGAGCATCCTGCGGCCGAAGACGAACCTGTGGGTCGTCTATACGCTGGACAAGCACTTCGCTGGGCTGATCGACGCGGCGACCCTGAGCCAGATGCCCGAGGCCAAGGATCTGTTGAACCGCGTGCTCGCGGGTTCGGAGCCGCTGATGCCTGCGCAGGGACGCGACCGCATCGGCAAGAAAGACCCGCCGTACGACGAGACCTTCGTGCTTCCCGAGAACCTCTTTACCGCCGCGGAACTGACAGGGAATCCGAAGTTCCGGACGTGGGCGCAACGTTATCTGTTGGATAAGGAGCTGTTCGATCCTCTGTCCAAAGGCGGCGATCCCTTTCCCGGCCAACATGCCTACTCTCATGCCATCGCGCTCAGCTCGGCGGCGAAGGCGTGGCTGGCGCTGGGAGATCCGAAGTACAAGCAGGCGATGCAGCAGGCGTTTACCCTGCTGACGACCGAGCAGCAGTTCTCTTCCGGCGGCTGGGGGCCGAATGAGACCTTCATCACGCCGCACAAGGGCCAGCTATACGACGCGCTCTCGACCACGGTCGATCACTTCGAGACGCCGTGCGGCTCTTACGCGGCGACCAAGCTGGCGCGTTATCTGGTGCGCTTTACCCCAGCGCCAAAGGATACACAGCACGGAGATAACCTGGAGCGCGTCCTCTACAATACGATTCTCGCGGTCAAGTCGCCGGACTCGAATGGGGACTATCCGTACTACTCGACCTACTCGCCGGTGGCGCAAAAGGTCTACTACCAAAAGAAGTGGCCGTGCTGCTCGGGCACTCTGGTCCAGACCGTCGCCGACT
This is a stretch of genomic DNA from Granulicella sp. WH15. It encodes these proteins:
- a CDS encoding L-rhamnose/proton symporter RhaT, with the translated sequence MNPNPFLGVLFHWTGGLSAASCYLPFRGIRQWSWEIYWLVQGCFSWIVAPLLLAALLVPELGRILHSADSSTIFYAWFWGAMWGIGGLLFGLGVRYLGIALGYTIALGFSTAFGTLVPPLFAGQLAAIAAERAGQVILLGVAVCLAAIVVSGIAGHMKERELAGARANEAASPGGRGEFAFSRGIVIASFAGIMGACFDYGLAAGKPISDAARDTLAAHSRSGLWQSLPALVVVLWGGFTTNALWCGGLLLRNRSASQFLGRSADSDTSLGPRRTLLNYAFAALAGLLWYFQFFFYSMGQTKMGRYDFSSWTLHMAGTILFATLWGAVLHEWSGTSRKTRSTGALGFALLVASTLVVGYGNYLKSR
- a CDS encoding substrate-binding domain-containing protein yields the protein MTDSAESSMTAPVRRGDRNESQTVLRACEVMKAFRSLGEELTLTDVIERTQLPKTTVFRLLRTLIHGGLLERASSGVYRNRFGPVTARPFRIGFAAQGDSEFSRAVMQNVETAAAREHVHLITVNNRYSAREALRNADLLIKEQVDLVLEFQTYERVAPVIASKFLEANTPVIAIEIPHPGATYFGANNYKAGLIGGKALGRWAREHWEGKVDQILLLELPIAGSLLELRITGLVDGLRNELPSIVNVPVAHLNGRGDFEQVLEVVRQYLRRSPARRTLIGTVNDVCALAALRAFDEAGASDKCAVVGQNAIREARNELRRPDTRLVGTVAYFPERYGDEIIPLALGILQKKSVPSTVFVKHQLVTPRNVDLIYPLDERHDVKLGFPSPAARSHGGFALAR
- a CDS encoding beta-L-arabinofuranosidase domain-containing protein is translated as MKISRRQFVASGVQAVAVASALPAVKSFASVSDEREPLRQFGYADVQLTGGPFAEQYDALHAHYLALSNDRLLKVYRQRAGLPAPGADMGGWYDLDGFVPGHALGQYISGLARIGASTGDQACHQKVHELVEGFAATLGPDNQSILRPKTNLWVVYTLDKHFAGLIDAATLSQMPEAKDLLNRVLAGSEPLMPAQGRDRIGKKDPPYDETFVLPENLFTAAELTGNPKFRTWAQRYLLDKELFDPLSKGGDPFPGQHAYSHAIALSSAAKAWLALGDPKYKQAMQQAFTLLTTEQQFSSGGWGPNETFITPHKGQLYDALSTTVDHFETPCGSYAATKLARYLVRFTPAPKDTQHGDNLERVLYNTILAVKSPDSNGDYPYYSTYSPVAQKVYYQKKWPCCSGTLVQTVADYPLNLYFQSSDGLYVNQYTPSKLRFRYGGAPVALTQETRFPVEDTTSLLLQPAQPTAFTVYLRIPAWLAGAAAIKLNGKLLAVAAQAGTYAAIKRTWHPGDRLELTLPQGFRTEAIDDLHPETVALMRGPVQYVALNPDKELSKERLALPASLKQLGPQSFVENYGGRQIVFIPLHQIQNETYTSYFSKA